In Mugil cephalus isolate CIBA_MC_2020 chromosome 20, CIBA_Mcephalus_1.1, whole genome shotgun sequence, the following are encoded in one genomic region:
- the nfil3-6 gene encoding nuclear factor, interleukin 3 regulated, member 6, with product MFEEDSQEMRGQQDVAALHNMESPVAAASSGGGGGTGGGGGGGAPLSFTDEAVSILTSSGLLARSLLGRSTAIKRKESPSSSIRRKREFIPVDKKDEGYWDKRRKNNEAAKRSREKRRVNDMVLESRVLALLEENARLRAELLALKFRFGLVKDPSNAPILPLTTDPHHAPQPMTPHYYLHRGDGGASAPHPHHNHAGPLNVRGTRDAGNMSEDSGFSTPGGSSVGSPVFFEDRLSDHGKLSPHRAEELGYDLHHSPADVHHASGLSAEKLDQAETLKNLPHKLRFKMPGSGDGGDDHRRSPAHPAAGREGPKDAGKGAGRAKREAFTPAPGSSTRRGRKAAGEGGSRLSTTLRAAPAATASRLRPRKGKRRYGMRTLS from the coding sequence ATGTTTGAGGAAGACTCCCAGGAGATGAGGGGACAGCAGGACGTGGCTGCGCTCCACAACATGGAGTCACCTGTTGCAGCGGCTtcgagtggaggaggaggaggaacaggaggaggaggaggaggaggagcgccTTTGTCCTTCACAGACGAAGCCGTGTCCATCCTGACCTCCAGCGGCCTGTTGGCGCGCTCCCTGCTGGGTCGCAGCACGGCCATCAAACGCAAAGAGAGTCCGTCGTCCAGCATCCGACGCAAGCGCGAGTTCATCCCCGTCGACAAGAAGGACGAAGGCTACTGggacaagaggaggaagaacaacgAGGCGGCCAAGCGCTCGCGGGAGAAGCGCCGCGTCAACGACATGGTCCTGGAGAGCCGCGTGCTGGCCCTGCTGGAGGAAAACGCCCGCCTCCGGGCCGAGCTCCTGGCCCTGAAGTTCCGCTTCGGCCTCGTCAAAGACCCCTCCAACGCCCCGATCCTGCCTCTCACCACGGATCCGCACCACGCCCCTCAACCCATGACTCCTCACTATTATCTCCACAGGGGAGACGGAGGCGCCTCGGCACCACACCCCCACCACAACCACGCGGGCCCGCTGAACGTCAGAGGCACCAGGGACGCCGGGAACATGTCAGAGGACTCCGGGTTCTCCACGCCGGGTGGGTCCAGCGTGGGCAGCCCAGTCTTCTTCGAAGACCGGCTCAGCGACCACGGGAAACTGTCGCCCCACAGGGCGGAGGAGCTGGGCTACGACCTCCACCACTCGCCCGCCGACGTCCACCACGCGTCGGGGCTCAGCGCCGAGAAGCTGGACCAGGCGGAGACCTTGAAGAACCTTCCCCACAAGCTGCGCTTCAAGATGCCGGGGAGCGGCGACGGGGGGGACGACCACAGACGCAGCCCCGCCCACCCCGCCGCGGGACGGGAGGGCCCGAAGGACGCCGGCAAAGGAGCGGGGCGGGCGAAACGGGAGGCGTTCACGCCGGCTCCTGGCTCCAGCACgcggagggggaggaaggcAGCAGGAGAGGGAGGCAGTCGCCTCAGTACAACGCTCCGAGCGGCGCCGGCGGCTACGGCGTCCAGGCTCCGCCCACGCAAGGGCAAACGGAGGTACGGCATGAGAACACTTTCCTGA
- the LOC124997684 gene encoding nuclear factor interleukin-3-regulated protein-like, whose protein sequence is MENLTSALKTINKSSGNNLNCLDTYNTYEESHPAIPGTPTRIGRLIKPKPNMTCRRKREFISDEKKDASYWEKRRKNNEAAKRSREKRRLNDMVLENRVIALNDENVRLKTELLQLKLRFGLISTASYIEKSQQIGGGNNTSSGSSTSSSTQYYSSGYSSGSQVMMNSDSSETEQSGRSEGHRQLVKYSPRGSLSDMSDGSSRDSPEPMPFEIKQEGDRLEMDIANGTTTQIMFNVHRGLASVPTHHQIQQHNQEIEAAYHSQQQQHLQQQVQPHQEPGTSVNQAAPHPPAAQRSVILYGASSASYPVDALTRSQDTDLQSSGSSPMCVNQMPQSFTEGSTDTLAEVTKQLERKTLDSPSCELSDSRNEAIERQVYRVCQLSQQQDQHQQQQESDSPAERLHKHLEGVSHSHLYHHLQQPHHSYLSAQDEEPPVLTYEGGPRSEVHYQGQSTSSRKDATSSEGDPCSPDKEASTDDDESTPSSCSDMGSFHNQHVPGVLQPPSPLPPSQGCAQAQGWDPQGEVRGTALPHKLRLKHRAMSTGSAGNCSGHESPTTPPSATPPPLPQHPYLSLTPPQNIKRESQGGAGEGARKESGKKETGGRRNKRRD, encoded by the coding sequence ATGGAAAATCTGACTTCGGctcttaaaacaataaacaaaagctcaggGAATAACCTAAACTGCCTTGATACCTACAACACGTATGAAGAGTCTCATCCCGCTATTCCAGGGACTCCAACTCGTATAGGAAGACTCATCAAACCCAAACCCAACATGACCTGCAGGAGAAAGCGTGAGTTCATCTCCGATGAGAAGAAAGACGCCTCGTACTGGGAGAAACGGCGCAAGAACAACGAGGCCGCCAAGCGCTCCCGAGAGAAGCGACGTCTCAATGACATGGTTTTGGAAAACCGTGTCATTGCACTGAATGACGAGAATGTGAGGCTCAAGACCgagctgctccagctgaagCTGCGCTTTGGCCTCATAAGCACTGCCTCCTACATTGAGAAGAGCCAACAGATTGGCGGTGGAAACAACACAAGTAGTGGCAGttcaacctcctcctccactcagtACTACTCCAGTGGTTATTCTAGTGGTTCTCAGGTGATGATGAACTCTGACTCCTCTGAAACAGAGCAGTCGGGACGTAGCGAGGGCCATAGACAGCTGGTGAAATACTCCCCACGTGGCTCCCTCTCTGACATGTCCGATGGATCCTCCAGGGACAGCCCTGAACCGATGCCCTTTGAGATCAAGCAGGAAGGTGACAGGCTGGAGATGGACATCGCCAATGGCACCACCACCCAGATCATGTTCAATGTCCACCGTGGCTTGGCCTCTGTGCCCACACACCATCAGATTCAGCAGCATAATCAGGAGATTGAGGCTGCTTAtcacagtcaacagcagcagcaccttcAGCAACAAGTGCAACCCCACCAGGAGCCCGGTACCTCTGTCAACCAGGCTGCCCCACATCCACCTGCTGCCCAGAGGAGCGTAATTCTGTACGGTGCCAGCAGTGCCTCCTATCCTGTGGACGCCCTGACGAGGTCCCAGGACACTGATCTGcagagcagcggcagcagcccGATGTGTGTCAACCAAATGCCCCAGTCCTTCACAGAGGGCTCCACAGACACACTGGCTGAGGTGACAAAGCAGCTGGAGAGGAAGACACTAGACTCCCCTTCCTGCGAGCTTTCAGACAGCCGCAACGAGGCCATAGAGAGGCAGGTGTACAGAGTTTGCCAACTTTCCCAGCAGCAGGACCAGCATCAGCAACAGCAGGAGAGCGATTCCCCCGCAGAGCGCCTCCATAAACACCTGGAGGGGGTCAGCCACTCGCACCTGTACCACCATCTCCAGCAGCCTCATCATTCATACCTCAGTGCACAAGACGAGGAGCCACCTGTGCTTACCTACGAGGGGGGGCCTAGGAGTGAGGTTCACTACCAAGGCCAATCAACATCCTCTAGAAAGGATGCCACATCTAGCGAAGGAGATCCCTGCAGCCCCGACAAGGAGGCCTCCACGGATGACGACGAGTCCACGCCTTCGTCCTGCTCAGACATGGGCAGCTTCCACAACCAACATGTTCCCGGTGTCCTCCAACCACCCTCGCCTCTACCCCCCTCCCAGGGCTGTGCTCAGGCCCAGGGGTGGGATCCTCAGGGGGAGGTGAGGGGAACAGCACTGCCCCACAAACTGAGACTCAAACACCGGGCCATGAGCACCGGAAGCGCCGGCAACTGCTCCGGCCACGAGTCCCCGACCACTCCTCCCTCTGCCACGCCACCCCCTCTCCCCCAGCATCCCTACTTGTCCCTCACGCCTCCACAGAACATTAAGCGTGAGAGCCAAGGGGGCGCTGGGGAGGGGGCCAGAAAAGAGAGCGGGAAAAAGGAGACGGGTGGACGACGGAACAAGAGGAGAGATTag